A genomic window from Coleofasciculus chthonoplastes PCC 7420 includes:
- the fusA gene encoding elongation factor G: MARTIPLEKIRNIGIAAHIDAGKTTTTERILFYSGIVHKLGEVHEGTAVTDWMEQERERGITITAAAISTNWLDHRINIIDTPGHVDFTIEVERSMRVLDGVIAVFCSVGGVQPQSETVWRQADRYKVPRIAFVNKMDRTGANFFKVYEQLRDRMRTNAVAIQIPIGSESDFHGIVDLVQMRARIYTNDLGTDMQDTEIPEKVQELAQEYRVKLIEAVAETDEALLEKYLAEEELTEAEIRSALRKGTIAGTIVPVLCGSAFKNRGVQLLLDGVVDYLPSPQEVPPIQGLLPDGTTDNRPAKDEAPLSALAFKIMSDPYGRLTFMRVYSGILRKGSYILNSTKDQKERISRLIILKSNERIEVDELRAGDLGAAIGLKQTTTGDTICGEEAPIILESLYIPEPVISVAVEPKTKQDMEKLSKALQSLSEEDPTFRVSIDPETNQTVIAGMGELHLEILVDRMLREFKVEANVGAPQVAYRETIRKSVQAEGKFIRQSGGKGQYGHVVIELEPGETGSGFEFVSKIVGGSVPREFISPAEQGMKEACESGILAGYPLIDVKATLVDGSYHDVDSSEMAFKIAGSMAIKNGVTKAAPVLLEPMMKVEVEVPEDFLGDVMGDLNSRRGQIEGMGTDEGIAKVSAKVPLAEMFGYATDIRSKTQGRGIFSMEFSNYDEVPRNVAEAIIAKSKGNA; the protein is encoded by the coding sequence GTGGCACGTACCATCCCGCTTGAGAAAATACGCAATATCGGGATTGCCGCCCACATTGATGCGGGCAAGACAACAACAACAGAACGGATTCTGTTTTACTCAGGAATCGTTCATAAACTAGGCGAAGTCCATGAAGGGACAGCCGTGACCGACTGGATGGAGCAAGAGCGGGAACGGGGAATTACAATTACTGCTGCTGCCATCAGCACGAACTGGCTGGATCACCGGATTAACATCATTGATACACCGGGTCACGTAGACTTCACGATTGAAGTTGAGCGTTCGATGCGGGTTTTAGATGGTGTAATTGCTGTGTTCTGCTCAGTGGGAGGTGTCCAGCCCCAATCGGAAACCGTGTGGCGGCAAGCGGATCGCTACAAGGTGCCGAGGATTGCCTTTGTCAACAAGATGGATCGCACGGGTGCTAACTTTTTCAAAGTATATGAACAACTCCGCGATCGGATGCGTACCAATGCGGTGGCAATCCAAATTCCCATCGGCAGTGAAAGTGATTTCCACGGGATTGTCGATCTTGTGCAAATGCGTGCCCGGATTTATACCAATGACCTGGGTACGGATATGCAAGACACCGAAATCCCGGAAAAGGTTCAAGAGCTAGCCCAAGAGTACCGAGTTAAGCTGATCGAAGCTGTAGCTGAGACCGATGAAGCGCTCTTAGAAAAATATCTGGCAGAAGAAGAACTCACCGAAGCCGAAATTCGCTCTGCCCTGCGTAAAGGTACGATTGCCGGTACGATTGTGCCGGTGCTGTGTGGTTCAGCCTTCAAAAATAGAGGAGTACAGTTACTCCTTGATGGAGTGGTGGATTATCTACCCTCTCCGCAGGAAGTTCCGCCAATTCAGGGACTATTGCCAGATGGGACAACGGACAACCGACCAGCAAAAGATGAAGCTCCTCTATCGGCGCTGGCATTTAAAATCATGTCAGACCCTTATGGTCGTTTAACCTTCATGCGGGTCTACTCCGGAATTCTGCGAAAAGGTAGCTATATTCTCAACTCCACCAAAGATCAGAAGGAGCGTATCTCCCGGCTGATTATTTTGAAATCCAACGAACGGATTGAGGTCGATGAGCTACGAGCTGGCGATCTGGGTGCAGCAATTGGTCTCAAGCAAACGACAACGGGTGATACAATTTGTGGCGAAGAAGCCCCGATTATTTTGGAATCGCTTTATATTCCAGAGCCGGTGATTTCGGTAGCCGTAGAACCCAAAACCAAGCAGGATATGGAGAAGCTTTCCAAAGCACTCCAATCCTTATCGGAAGAAGATCCGACATTCCGGGTCAGTATCGACCCAGAAACCAATCAAACCGTGATTGCGGGAATGGGTGAACTTCACCTGGAAATTCTGGTTGATCGGATGCTGCGGGAGTTCAAAGTCGAAGCCAATGTGGGTGCCCCTCAGGTGGCTTACCGAGAAACCATCCGCAAATCCGTGCAAGCTGAAGGCAAGTTCATCCGTCAAAGTGGCGGTAAAGGTCAGTACGGTCATGTCGTCATTGAATTGGAGCCAGGTGAAACCGGTAGTGGGTTTGAATTTGTCTCCAAGATTGTTGGTGGTTCCGTACCGCGAGAATTTATTTCCCCGGCTGAGCAGGGTATGAAAGAAGCCTGCGAATCGGGTATCCTAGCTGGGTATCCCCTCATTGATGTCAAAGCCACATTAGTTGATGGTTCGTATCACGATGTTGATTCTTCGGAAATGGCGTTCAAAATTGCTGGTTCGATGGCAATTAAAAACGGCGTAACGAAAGCGGCACCCGTGTTACTCGAGCCTATGATGAAAGTGGAAGTTGAAGTGCCTGAAGACTTTCTCGGAGATGTCATGGGCGATCTCAACTCCCGCCGTGGTCAAATTGAAGGGATGGGTACCGATGAAGGTATTGCCAAAGTTTCTGCTAAAGTTCCATTAGCCGAAATGTTTGGTTATGCTACGGATATACGGTCAAAAACCCAAGGTCGAGGTATCTTCTCAATGGAGTTTAGCAACTATGATGAAGTGCCTCGTAACGTGGCTGAAGCTATCATTGCTAAGAGCAAAGGGAACGCATAA
- the tuf gene encoding elongation factor Tu, translating into MARSKFERTKPHVNIGTIGHVDHGKTTLTAAITMTLASSGQATAKKYEEIDAAPEEKARGITINTAHVEYETANRHYAHVDCPGHADYVKNMITGAAQMDGAILVVSAADGPMPQTREHILLAKQVGVPNLVVFLNKKDMVDDEELLELVELEVRELLSDYEFDGDNIPIVAGSALKALDSLTSNPSIKKGDDEWVDQIYALMDEVDAYIPTPERDVDKPFLMAVEDVFTITGRGTVATGRIERGKVKIGDEVELVGLRDTVKKTVTGIEMFKKSLDEGMAGDNAGILLRGVEKKDIERGMVIAKPGSITPHTQFESEVYVLKKEEGGRHTPFFSGYRPQFYVRTTDVTGTISSYTADDGSNVEMVMPGDRVKMTVELINPIAIEQGMRFAIREGGRTIGAGVVSKILK; encoded by the coding sequence ATGGCACGCTCAAAGTTTGAAAGGACTAAACCCCACGTCAACATTGGCACAATTGGTCACGTAGACCACGGTAAAACAACGTTGACGGCTGCCATTACCATGACTCTGGCTTCATCAGGTCAAGCAACCGCCAAGAAGTACGAAGAAATCGATGCGGCACCAGAGGAAAAGGCGCGGGGGATTACCATTAACACTGCTCACGTTGAGTATGAAACGGCGAATCGCCACTACGCTCACGTTGATTGCCCAGGACACGCTGACTACGTGAAAAACATGATCACGGGTGCGGCTCAAATGGATGGCGCGATCCTGGTGGTTTCCGCCGCTGACGGTCCGATGCCGCAAACACGGGAACATATCCTCCTTGCCAAGCAGGTAGGCGTCCCAAATTTGGTGGTCTTTTTGAATAAGAAAGACATGGTGGACGACGAAGAATTACTGGAATTGGTGGAATTAGAAGTCCGCGAACTCCTCAGTGATTATGAATTTGATGGAGATAATATTCCCATCGTGGCAGGCTCGGCGTTAAAGGCGCTTGACTCTCTTACCTCTAACCCAAGCATTAAGAAGGGTGATGATGAGTGGGTTGATCAGATCTATGCGTTAATGGATGAGGTCGATGCTTACATTCCTACCCCAGAACGGGATGTAGATAAGCCCTTCCTGATGGCAGTTGAAGATGTCTTCACCATCACCGGTCGGGGGACAGTCGCCACGGGTCGGATCGAGCGCGGTAAAGTCAAGATTGGCGACGAAGTTGAGCTAGTTGGACTCCGGGATACGGTCAAGAAAACCGTCACCGGCATTGAGATGTTTAAGAAGAGTCTCGATGAAGGGATGGCGGGTGACAATGCCGGAATTCTGCTCCGAGGTGTTGAGAAGAAAGATATTGAGCGGGGAATGGTAATTGCCAAGCCCGGTTCTATCACTCCTCATACTCAGTTTGAGTCGGAAGTCTATGTCCTCAAAAAAGAAGAAGGAGGACGTCATACTCCATTCTTTTCCGGTTATCGCCCTCAGTTCTACGTTCGTACCACCGATGTGACGGGAACAATCAGTTCCTACACCGCTGATGATGGTAGCAATGTGGAAATGGTCATGCCGGGAGACCGAGTAAAAATGACCGTGGAGTTAATCAACCCGATCGCGATTGAACAAGGAATGCGCTTTGCCATTCGCGAAGGCGGTCGCACCATCGGTGCAGGTGTTGTCTCCAAAATCCTCAAGTAG
- the rpsJ gene encoding 30S ribosomal protein S10, with protein sequence MATIQQQKIRIRLKAFDRRLLDTSCEKIVDTANRTNAAAVGPIPLPTKRRIYCVLRSPHVDKDSREHFETRTHRRLIDIYQPSSKTIDALMKLDLPAGVDIEVKL encoded by the coding sequence ATGGCAACGATTCAGCAGCAAAAAATTCGGATTCGTCTTAAAGCATTTGATCGGCGATTACTAGACACTTCATGCGAGAAGATTGTGGATACAGCAAATCGCACCAATGCTGCCGCCGTCGGTCCAATTCCCTTGCCGACCAAACGTCGTATTTATTGTGTCTTGCGATCGCCCCACGTTGATAAAGATTCGCGGGAACATTTTGAAACCCGTACTCATCGGCGACTTATTGACATTTATCAGCCATCGTCCAAAACCATTGACGCCCTGATGAAACTGGATTTACCGGCTGGTGTGGATATCGAAGTGAAGTTATAG
- a CDS encoding LON peptidase substrate-binding domain-containing protein, whose amino-acid sequence MASSSSIAVRELPLFPLPEVVLFPGRPLPLHIFEFRYRILMNTILESDRRFGVLMWDPVQGQPAAVGCCAEIIHFQRLPDDRMKVLTLGQQRFRVLEYVREKPYRVGLVEWIEDQPSQKDLKEISTSVEQLLRDVVHLSAKLTDQKIELPEDLPDLPLELSYWVAGNLYGVASEQQALLEMQDTAARLEREAEILTSTRNHLAARTVLKDAFN is encoded by the coding sequence ATGGCATCCTCTTCCTCAATTGCTGTTAGAGAACTTCCTTTGTTTCCACTGCCAGAAGTGGTTCTATTTCCGGGACGTCCTCTGCCCCTCCATATCTTTGAATTTCGCTATCGTATCCTGATGAACACGATTTTGGAGAGCGATCGGCGTTTTGGGGTATTAATGTGGGACCCGGTGCAAGGTCAACCCGCCGCCGTTGGCTGCTGCGCTGAAATCATACATTTCCAGCGTCTGCCTGATGATCGGATGAAAGTCTTAACCTTGGGTCAGCAACGATTTCGGGTTTTAGAATACGTCCGAGAAAAACCCTATCGTGTCGGATTAGTGGAATGGATAGAGGATCAACCCTCTCAAAAAGACTTAAAAGAAATTTCCACATCCGTTGAGCAATTGCTGCGAGATGTTGTCCATCTTTCTGCCAAGCTGACGGATCAGAAAATCGAGCTGCCCGAAGACTTGCCAGACCTGCCCTTAGAACTATCGTATTGGGTAGCGGGCAATCTTTACGGCGTCGCCTCAGAACAACAAGCGTTGTTAGAAATGCAGGATACAGCAGCCCGTTTGGAACGCGAAGCGGAAATACTTACCTCCACGCGCAATCATTTGGCTGCCCGTACAGTCCTTAAAGATGCATTTAATTGA
- the pheA gene encoding prephenate dehydratase has protein sequence MSISIAHLGPPGTYAEAAALAYCRTLTRECDSKAWLCPYPSIAQTLHAVAKGQADLAVVPVENSIEGSVTITLDTLWQLDQLQIQQALVLPIQHALLSRASRLQAIQTVYSHPQALAQCQGWLENSLPLVQLVPTNSTTEALQHLDTDYTAGVIASQRAAMLYQLPILAAAINDYPDNCTRFWIVGQQSSPGGSHTSLAFSTPANVPGALVKPLQAFAQREINLSRIESRPTKRSLGEYLFFIDLEANASTPLVQEALSEAASHTEILKIFGSYSVIPIDSTALIEN, from the coding sequence ATGTCAATTTCAATTGCCCATCTTGGACCACCAGGGACTTACGCAGAAGCGGCAGCATTAGCTTACTGTCGCACTCTTACCCGTGAATGTGATTCAAAAGCCTGGTTATGTCCTTATCCCAGCATTGCCCAAACTCTGCACGCCGTCGCCAAAGGGCAAGCGGATTTGGCGGTGGTGCCTGTGGAAAATTCCATTGAAGGCAGTGTCACGATTACATTGGATACGCTGTGGCAACTCGATCAACTACAAATTCAACAGGCATTGGTTTTGCCAATCCAACATGCCCTGTTATCACGGGCATCTCGTCTTCAGGCAATCCAAACCGTTTATTCTCATCCTCAAGCCCTTGCCCAATGTCAAGGGTGGCTAGAAAACAGTCTACCCTTGGTACAACTCGTACCCACCAATTCAACCACAGAAGCCTTACAGCATCTAGATACTGACTATACGGCAGGCGTGATCGCGTCTCAACGGGCGGCGATGCTTTATCAATTACCTATCCTGGCGGCGGCTATCAATGATTATCCAGACAACTGTACTCGTTTTTGGATTGTAGGTCAGCAATCGTCTCCTGGGGGTAGTCATACCTCCCTGGCTTTTAGCACGCCCGCCAATGTACCGGGAGCCTTAGTTAAACCTCTGCAAGCCTTTGCCCAACGAGAGATTAACCTGAGTCGGATTGAGTCTCGCCCGACGAAGCGATCGCTGGGTGAGTATCTTTTCTTTATTGATTTAGAAGCCAATGCCTCCACACCGTTGGTGCAAGAGGCACTCTCAGAAGCTGCCTCTCATACAGAAATTCTGAAAATTTTTGGCAGCTACAGCGTCATACCCATTGATTCAACTGCGCTGATTGAGAATTAA